The Macaca thibetana thibetana isolate TM-01 chromosome 19, ASM2454274v1, whole genome shotgun sequence genome has a segment encoding these proteins:
- the ZNF607 gene encoding zinc finger protein 607 isoform X2, whose translation MACESITFGDVAIDFSHQEWEYLNLVQKTLYQEVMMENYDNLVSLGHSISKPDLITLLEQGKEPWMIVGEETRGECTDLDSRYEIISDGKMHLYRKQSSVTLHQRIHNGQKPYECKECQKAFSHTELIVHQRIHTSEEPDQREEFGKAFSHLTDLREHQKIHAREKPYECEECGKVFSYPANLAQHGKVHVEKPYECKECGEAFRTSRQLTVHHRFHYGEKPYECKECGKAFSVYGRLSRHQSIHTGEKPFECNKCGKSFRLKAGLKVHQSIHTGEKPHECKECGKAFRQFSHLVGHKRIHTGEKPYECKECGKGFTCRYQLTMHQRIYSGEKPYECKENGEAFSSGHQLTAPHTFESVEKPYKCEECGKAFSVYGRLTRHQGIHSGKKPFECNKCGKSFRLNSSLKIHQNIHTGEKPYKCKECGKAFSQRAHLAHHNRIHTGYKPFECKECGKSFRCASYLVIHERIHTGEKPYVCQECGKGFSYSHKLTIHRRVHTGEKPYECKECGKAFSVSGQLTQHLSIHSGKKPFECNKCGKSFRFISVLKAHQNIHSAEKPYECKECGKAFRHATSLIYHDRTHAGEKSYECKECGETFSHASHLIIHERIHTSDKPYECKRCGKAFRCASYLVRHERVHADGNPYMCEECGKAFNSSHELSIHHRVHTGEKPFKCNKCRRSFRLRSILEVHQRIHI comes from the exons ATGGCCTGT GAATCGATAACATTTGGGGATGTGGCCATAGACTTCTCTCATCAGGAGTGGGAATATCTCAACCTGGTTCAGAAGACCTTGTACCAGGAGGTGATGATGGAGAATTACGATAACTTAGTCTCACTGG GACATTCCATATCTAAGCCAGATTTAATCACCTTATTGGAGCAAGGAAAAGAGCCATGGATGATTGTGGGGGAAGAAACAAGAGGAGAATGTACAG ATTTGGATTCAAGGTATGAAATAATCAGCGATGGGAAAATGCACCTTTATAGGAAACAGTCATCTGTTACTCTCCATCAGAGAATTCATAATGGACAGAAACCATACGAGTGTAAGGAATGTCAGAAGGCCTTTAGTCATACAGAACTCATAGTACATCAAAGAATTCATACTAGTGAGGAACCTGATCAACGTGAAGAGTTTGGGAAGGCATTTAGCCATCTTACAGACCTTAGAGAGCATCAGAAAATTCATGCTCgtgagaaaccttatgaatgtgaagaatgtgggaaAGTCTTCAGTTATCCTGCAAACCTTGCTCAACATGGGAAGGTTCATGttgagaaaccctatgaatgtaaagaGTGTGGGGAAGCTTTTAGGACTAGCCGTCAACTTACTGTACATCACAGATTTCATTACGGTGAGAAACCCTacgaatgtaaggaatgtggcaaagcctttagtgTGTATGGACGACTTAGTCGACATCAGAGTATTCACACTGGTGAGAAGCCCTTTGAATGTAACAAATGTGGGAAGTCCTTTAGGCTCAAAGCAGGCCTTAAAGTACATCAGAgtattcatactggagagaagccacatgaatgtaaggaatgtggaaagGCCTTTCGTCAGTTTTCCCACCTTGTAGGTCataaaagaattcatactggagaaaaaccctatgaatgcaAGGAATGCGGTAAGGGCTTTACATGTAGGTATCAACTTACTATGCATCAGAGAATTTATTCTGGggagaaaccttatgaatgtaaaGAAAATGGGGAGGCTTTTAGTAGTGGCCATCAACTTACTGCACCTCATACATTTGAAAGTGTTGAGAAACCTTATAAGTGtgaggaatgtgggaaagcctttagtGTGTATGGACGACTTACTCGACATCAGGGTATTCATAGTGGTAAGAAACCCTTTGAATGTAACAAATGTGGGAAGTCCTTTAGGCTGAATTCATCCcttaaaatacatcaaaatattcaTACAGgtgagaaaccctacaaatgtaaggaatgtgggaaggccttcagtCAGCGCGCACACCTTGCCCATCATAACAGAATTCATACTGGTTACAAACCCtttgaatgtaaagaatgtgggaagtCCTTTCGTTGTGCCTCGTATCTTGTCATACACGAGAgaattcatacaggagagaaaccctatgtaTGTCAAGAGTGTGGGAAGGGTTTTAGTTATAGCCATAAACTCACTATACATCGCAGAGttcacactggtgagaaaccttatgaatgtaaggaatgtgggaaggcctttagTGTATCTGGACAACTTACTCAGCATCTGAGTATTCATAGTGGTAAGAAACCCTTTGAATGCAACAAATGTGGGAAGTCTTTTAGGTTCATTTCTGTACTTAAAGCCCATCAGAATATTCATAGTGCCGAGAAACCCTacgaatgtaaggaatgtggcaAGGCCTTTCGTCATGCCACAAGCCTCATATATCATGACCGAACTCATGCTGGTGAAAAGTCctatgaatgtaaagaatgtggggaAACTTTTAGTCATGCTTCACATCTTATTATTCATGAGAGAATTCATACCAGTGataaaccctatgaatgtaaaagATGTGGGAAGGCATTTCGCTGTGCCTCATATCTTGTTAGACATGAAAGGGTTCATGCTGATGGAAATCCCTATATGTGTGAAGAGTGTGGGAAAGCTTTTAATAGTAGCCATGAACTTAGTATACATCATAGAgttcatactggtgagaaaccttttaaatgtaataaatgcaGAAGGTCCTTTAGGCTTAGATCCATCCTTGAAgtacatcagagaattcatattTGA
- the ZNF607 gene encoding zinc finger protein 607 isoform X1 translates to MACESITFGDVAIDFSHQEWEYLNLVQKTLYQEVMMENYDNLVSLAGHSISKPDLITLLEQGKEPWMIVGEETRGECTDLDSRYEIISDGKMHLYRKQSSVTLHQRIHNGQKPYECKECQKAFSHTELIVHQRIHTSEEPDQREEFGKAFSHLTDLREHQKIHAREKPYECEECGKVFSYPANLAQHGKVHVEKPYECKECGEAFRTSRQLTVHHRFHYGEKPYECKECGKAFSVYGRLSRHQSIHTGEKPFECNKCGKSFRLKAGLKVHQSIHTGEKPHECKECGKAFRQFSHLVGHKRIHTGEKPYECKECGKGFTCRYQLTMHQRIYSGEKPYECKENGEAFSSGHQLTAPHTFESVEKPYKCEECGKAFSVYGRLTRHQGIHSGKKPFECNKCGKSFRLNSSLKIHQNIHTGEKPYKCKECGKAFSQRAHLAHHNRIHTGYKPFECKECGKSFRCASYLVIHERIHTGEKPYVCQECGKGFSYSHKLTIHRRVHTGEKPYECKECGKAFSVSGQLTQHLSIHSGKKPFECNKCGKSFRFISVLKAHQNIHSAEKPYECKECGKAFRHATSLIYHDRTHAGEKSYECKECGETFSHASHLIIHERIHTSDKPYECKRCGKAFRCASYLVRHERVHADGNPYMCEECGKAFNSSHELSIHHRVHTGEKPFKCNKCRRSFRLRSILEVHQRIHI, encoded by the exons ATGGCCTGT GAATCGATAACATTTGGGGATGTGGCCATAGACTTCTCTCATCAGGAGTGGGAATATCTCAACCTGGTTCAGAAGACCTTGTACCAGGAGGTGATGATGGAGAATTACGATAACTTAGTCTCACTGG caGGACATTCCATATCTAAGCCAGATTTAATCACCTTATTGGAGCAAGGAAAAGAGCCATGGATGATTGTGGGGGAAGAAACAAGAGGAGAATGTACAG ATTTGGATTCAAGGTATGAAATAATCAGCGATGGGAAAATGCACCTTTATAGGAAACAGTCATCTGTTACTCTCCATCAGAGAATTCATAATGGACAGAAACCATACGAGTGTAAGGAATGTCAGAAGGCCTTTAGTCATACAGAACTCATAGTACATCAAAGAATTCATACTAGTGAGGAACCTGATCAACGTGAAGAGTTTGGGAAGGCATTTAGCCATCTTACAGACCTTAGAGAGCATCAGAAAATTCATGCTCgtgagaaaccttatgaatgtgaagaatgtgggaaAGTCTTCAGTTATCCTGCAAACCTTGCTCAACATGGGAAGGTTCATGttgagaaaccctatgaatgtaaagaGTGTGGGGAAGCTTTTAGGACTAGCCGTCAACTTACTGTACATCACAGATTTCATTACGGTGAGAAACCCTacgaatgtaaggaatgtggcaaagcctttagtgTGTATGGACGACTTAGTCGACATCAGAGTATTCACACTGGTGAGAAGCCCTTTGAATGTAACAAATGTGGGAAGTCCTTTAGGCTCAAAGCAGGCCTTAAAGTACATCAGAgtattcatactggagagaagccacatgaatgtaaggaatgtggaaagGCCTTTCGTCAGTTTTCCCACCTTGTAGGTCataaaagaattcatactggagaaaaaccctatgaatgcaAGGAATGCGGTAAGGGCTTTACATGTAGGTATCAACTTACTATGCATCAGAGAATTTATTCTGGggagaaaccttatgaatgtaaaGAAAATGGGGAGGCTTTTAGTAGTGGCCATCAACTTACTGCACCTCATACATTTGAAAGTGTTGAGAAACCTTATAAGTGtgaggaatgtgggaaagcctttagtGTGTATGGACGACTTACTCGACATCAGGGTATTCATAGTGGTAAGAAACCCTTTGAATGTAACAAATGTGGGAAGTCCTTTAGGCTGAATTCATCCcttaaaatacatcaaaatattcaTACAGgtgagaaaccctacaaatgtaaggaatgtgggaaggccttcagtCAGCGCGCACACCTTGCCCATCATAACAGAATTCATACTGGTTACAAACCCtttgaatgtaaagaatgtgggaagtCCTTTCGTTGTGCCTCGTATCTTGTCATACACGAGAgaattcatacaggagagaaaccctatgtaTGTCAAGAGTGTGGGAAGGGTTTTAGTTATAGCCATAAACTCACTATACATCGCAGAGttcacactggtgagaaaccttatgaatgtaaggaatgtgggaaggcctttagTGTATCTGGACAACTTACTCAGCATCTGAGTATTCATAGTGGTAAGAAACCCTTTGAATGCAACAAATGTGGGAAGTCTTTTAGGTTCATTTCTGTACTTAAAGCCCATCAGAATATTCATAGTGCCGAGAAACCCTacgaatgtaaggaatgtggcaAGGCCTTTCGTCATGCCACAAGCCTCATATATCATGACCGAACTCATGCTGGTGAAAAGTCctatgaatgtaaagaatgtggggaAACTTTTAGTCATGCTTCACATCTTATTATTCATGAGAGAATTCATACCAGTGataaaccctatgaatgtaaaagATGTGGGAAGGCATTTCGCTGTGCCTCATATCTTGTTAGACATGAAAGGGTTCATGCTGATGGAAATCCCTATATGTGTGAAGAGTGTGGGAAAGCTTTTAATAGTAGCCATGAACTTAGTATACATCATAGAgttcatactggtgagaaaccttttaaatgtaataaatgcaGAAGGTCCTTTAGGCTTAGATCCATCCTTGAAgtacatcagagaattcatattTGA